One genomic region from Chrysiogenia bacterium encodes:
- a CDS encoding acyl-CoA synthetase encodes MNEKLPLGFWQWAQKAPDRHGLVSPDGKEYSAGELLQLINQLSHGLRSLGLQKGDGIAMMLGNGTEWVALALAASQIGLYYTPINYHLTGEEAAYIVDDCEAKVLIVDAAYSDAARVIAQQASLPQDRRFSVGSVEGYRPFSEIHQGQPTDLPENRLAGQNMNYTSGTTGKPKGVRRPLMPATPEQAAQLGTLLAGLFNIPAGSYDGVHLCAGPLYHTAPGAFSLMGLHLGQSLVLMHRWDPEKTLELIDKFRVTTTHLVPTMFHRMLALPDEVKSRYKFDSLRSVIHAAAPCPPDIKHRMIEWWGPVIYEYYGATEGGGTSVKPKEWLQHPGTVGRAWPGSTIKVLDDEGNECPPNTQGTVYMGSPIGSFEYYKDPKKTNENRRKDLFTVGDIGYLTEDGFLFLCDRKSDMIIAGGVNIYPAEIEAVFLSHPKVADVAVFGVPDNDMGESVYAVIQLSEGSEDLDALKNELNKFAEAKLAKFKLPRGMEFRKELPREPSGKLFKRKLRDEFWKHSGRHI; translated from the coding sequence ATGAATGAGAAACTTCCGCTCGGATTCTGGCAGTGGGCACAGAAGGCGCCGGATCGGCATGGACTCGTCTCCCCTGATGGTAAGGAATATTCGGCGGGCGAGTTGCTTCAATTGATCAACCAGCTATCGCATGGCCTGCGGTCCTTGGGGCTTCAAAAGGGCGACGGGATCGCAATGATGTTGGGAAACGGTACGGAATGGGTCGCATTGGCCCTCGCAGCATCACAGATCGGACTTTATTATACGCCGATTAATTATCACCTCACCGGGGAGGAAGCCGCTTACATCGTCGACGATTGCGAAGCGAAAGTCCTGATAGTCGACGCCGCCTACTCCGATGCCGCACGTGTCATCGCGCAGCAGGCATCACTCCCTCAGGACCGGCGGTTTTCCGTGGGTTCTGTTGAGGGCTACCGGCCTTTTTCAGAAATTCACCAGGGCCAGCCAACGGACCTGCCTGAGAATCGCCTGGCAGGCCAGAATATGAACTACACGTCTGGAACGACTGGAAAACCCAAAGGTGTCCGACGACCGCTCATGCCCGCTACCCCTGAGCAAGCGGCACAGTTGGGAACACTGCTGGCCGGTCTCTTCAACATACCAGCTGGTTCCTACGACGGGGTACATCTATGTGCCGGACCGCTCTACCACACCGCGCCCGGCGCCTTTAGCCTGATGGGTCTGCATCTTGGCCAGTCACTGGTGCTGATGCATCGATGGGATCCCGAGAAAACACTTGAACTGATCGATAAATTTCGCGTAACAACCACCCATCTGGTCCCGACCATGTTTCACAGAATGCTCGCACTGCCCGATGAGGTCAAATCCAGATACAAGTTCGATTCCCTCAGGAGCGTCATTCATGCTGCTGCACCCTGTCCTCCGGATATCAAGCACCGAATGATCGAATGGTGGGGCCCGGTAATCTATGAATACTACGGCGCCACTGAAGGCGGCGGAACGTCGGTAAAACCCAAGGAATGGCTTCAGCATCCGGGTACCGTGGGGCGCGCATGGCCGGGTTCCACGATCAAGGTTCTTGACGATGAAGGGAATGAGTGCCCACCGAACACTCAGGGAACGGTCTATATGGGGTCACCCATCGGATCCTTCGAGTACTACAAGGACCCGAAGAAGACGAACGAGAATCGCCGGAAAGACCTTTTCACTGTGGGAGATATTGGTTACCTGACCGAAGACGGCTTTCTCTTCCTGTGCGACAGAAAGTCAGACATGATCATCGCCGGCGGTGTGAACATCTACCCGGCAGAAATTGAAGCCGTCTTTCTTTCCCATCCCAAAGTCGCAGATGTGGCTGTTTTTGGAGTCCCCGACAACGATATGGGAGAGAGTGTCTACGCAGTGATCCAGCTCAGTGAAGGATCAGAGGATCTCGATGCCTTGAAGAATGAGCTCAATAAGTTTGCCGAGGCAAAGTTGGCCAAATTCAAGTTGCCGCGCGGGATGGAGTTCCGGAAAGAACTCCCTCGTGAGCCCAGTGGCAAACTTTTCAAACGAAAACTTCGCGACGAGTTCTGGAAACATTCGGGTCGGCACATCTAG
- a CDS encoding HAMP domain-containing histidine kinase → MPTPETPQGDTKADEFAEFEKDIEGYLGRLERWADLSRYDRYLGRLRSVLGHAYFLFGGEREGYQRYRRAAFARIVILSSFLMAAMLAPMFYDYLPIAGAYSFLNAILIVLILFRVAPRAIFAVLAALDVFVITFAIHLFGSLTSVVVVFYPLLVTLASLFLNFFWGLAYAAMCSGAYALIVSLEYFGVLPYSPLLGHRLPAYEFYGIPTFPIVVLLVAHMINYGSAFCAGLLTYEVELRRRVAEAAVQTKNEMLAVCSHDLKNILVSVGGYSELLVMELDGSRESALTHAREIHGASQRMLELISNLLDSARLEGGKIVLSRSHFSYGDLVHDVEATQTANARLKNTRLKFVDCGADPAFYADRSKLVQAFTNLVQNAVIHTPEGGTITMELARVAEGRARIAVRDSGTGIPPEVQAILFDPMALARRRKHENQKIGNALSTGLGLSIVKRFVEMHGGRIWVESEPGEGSVFWVELPSV, encoded by the coding sequence ATGCCGACACCGGAAACGCCCCAAGGCGACACAAAAGCTGACGAATTCGCCGAGTTCGAAAAGGATATCGAGGGGTACCTCGGACGTCTTGAGCGCTGGGCGGACCTCTCACGCTACGATAGATATCTCGGGCGACTGCGTTCGGTTCTCGGGCATGCCTACTTTTTGTTTGGCGGCGAGCGCGAGGGTTATCAGAGGTACCGCCGTGCCGCCTTCGCCAGAATCGTTATCCTCTCTTCTTTCCTGATGGCAGCCATGCTGGCGCCGATGTTCTACGACTACCTGCCGATCGCGGGTGCCTACAGCTTTCTAAACGCGATCCTGATCGTCCTCATTCTCTTCAGGGTAGCGCCCAGAGCGATCTTCGCGGTGCTTGCGGCTCTCGATGTCTTCGTTATAACTTTTGCAATTCATCTCTTCGGTTCTCTGACCAGCGTGGTGGTTGTTTTCTATCCTTTGCTCGTTACGCTTGCCAGCCTGTTTTTGAATTTTTTCTGGGGTCTTGCGTATGCGGCCATGTGCTCCGGGGCCTACGCCCTCATTGTGAGTTTGGAATATTTCGGTGTTCTTCCCTATTCCCCCCTGCTGGGGCATCGGCTTCCGGCCTATGAATTTTATGGCATTCCGACATTTCCAATTGTAGTCCTCCTGGTAGCTCATATGATCAACTATGGATCCGCGTTTTGCGCCGGTCTGCTTACGTACGAAGTAGAGCTGCGGCGTCGGGTGGCGGAGGCCGCCGTGCAGACAAAGAATGAAATGCTTGCCGTGTGCTCCCATGATCTCAAAAATATACTCGTATCCGTGGGAGGCTACAGCGAACTCCTGGTGATGGAACTCGATGGCTCACGTGAGAGCGCTCTTACCCATGCCCGTGAAATTCATGGCGCAAGTCAAAGAATGCTGGAACTGATCTCGAATCTGCTGGATTCTGCCCGCCTGGAAGGGGGGAAAATCGTCCTTTCGCGCTCCCATTTCTCATACGGGGACCTTGTCCATGACGTCGAAGCAACCCAGACAGCCAATGCCAGGCTCAAGAACACCAGGCTCAAATTTGTTGATTGCGGCGCCGATCCCGCTTTTTACGCCGACAGATCGAAACTGGTCCAGGCGTTTACAAATCTCGTCCAGAATGCCGTGATTCACACACCCGAAGGAGGTACCATCACGATGGAGTTGGCCCGGGTGGCAGAAGGTAGGGCGCGGATCGCCGTGCGGGATTCCGGAACCGGCATCCCCCCGGAAGTGCAAGCCATTCTCTTTGATCCTATGGCACTTGCCCGCAGGCGCAAGCACGAAAACCAAAAGATCGGCAATGCACTCAGCACGGGGCTCGGGCTCTCGATTGTTAAAAGATTTGTCGAAATGCACGGCGGCCGCATTTGGGTTGAGAGCGAACCAGGAGAAGGTTCGGTCTTTTGGGTGGAGCTGCCGAGCGTCTAG
- a CDS encoding SDR family oxidoreductase, translating to MSTKKTSKKSNNTEKRRASTKTGKPVGSQRVRGKTLVTGAAGFIGSHVVRELLKEGREVRALVMPGENRKNLEALDVEIVEGNLLEPSTLKPAVTGCSRIHHLAAIYAIWLPRREKMFEVNCIGSLNLLWEAYHQSVEKLVFTSSIAAVGIKPGKTPAKEDDRFNQVAAANDYVNSKWLSEEEAKTFVRQGMDISFCNPGFPFGARDVAPTPTGQILLDIVNGKNRFYFDAGFSAVDVEDVARGHVLAEKHGKPGERYILSNHNLTFKEFYDLISDVSGVRHKARKLPIQFAAPLGDWLERRADQTGKRPVLTGSGIRYANNYLYFDNSKARNELGLTFTPIEDSIRRAISWFAENRYITNQEFLRRYRNC from the coding sequence ATGAGTACAAAGAAGACCTCGAAAAAGAGTAATAACACCGAGAAAAGACGAGCTTCTACCAAAACGGGCAAACCCGTCGGTTCGCAGCGGGTTCGTGGCAAAACGCTGGTGACCGGCGCCGCCGGTTTTATCGGCTCTCATGTCGTACGTGAGTTGCTCAAAGAGGGCAGAGAAGTCCGCGCCTTGGTAATGCCCGGAGAGAATCGAAAAAACCTGGAAGCACTGGATGTCGAAATCGTAGAGGGAAATCTTCTAGAGCCCTCCACTCTCAAACCGGCTGTAACGGGCTGCTCGCGCATTCACCATTTGGCCGCCATTTATGCGATCTGGCTCCCGCGACGAGAGAAGATGTTCGAAGTCAACTGCATCGGCTCGTTGAACCTTCTCTGGGAAGCCTATCATCAGTCGGTCGAAAAACTCGTCTTTACATCGTCGATCGCGGCAGTAGGCATCAAGCCCGGCAAGACGCCCGCAAAGGAGGACGACCGATTTAACCAGGTGGCTGCGGCAAACGATTACGTCAACTCCAAATGGCTTTCTGAAGAGGAGGCGAAGACCTTTGTTCGCCAGGGAATGGACATTTCGTTCTGCAACCCCGGATTTCCCTTTGGCGCAAGAGACGTCGCGCCGACCCCGACCGGCCAGATATTGCTCGATATCGTGAATGGGAAGAATCGATTCTACTTTGACGCGGGATTTTCCGCAGTGGACGTTGAAGATGTGGCACGGGGTCACGTACTGGCTGAAAAACACGGAAAGCCTGGTGAACGCTACATCCTTTCAAATCACAATCTGACGTTCAAGGAATTTTACGATTTGATTTCCGACGTGAGTGGTGTTCGGCACAAGGCGAGGAAACTCCCGATCCAGTTCGCCGCTCCCCTTGGTGATTGGCTTGAGCGCCGGGCCGATCAAACAGGCAAACGGCCTGTGCTGACGGGAAGCGGTATTCGCTATGCGAACAACTACCTGTACTTCGATAACTCGAAAGCGCGCAACGAACTGGGCCTGACATTCACGCCGATTGAGGACAGCATCAGACGCGCAATTTCATGGTTTGCGGAGAACCGCTACATCACGAACCAGGAGTTTCTTCGGCGCTACCGGAATTGCTGA
- a CDS encoding 1-acyl-sn-glycerol-3-phosphate acyltransferase, whose product MDKKSDHVRASVPAWQFWKHLQPQKDVGMSDAEARDAGILPPLGWQPPGYSAMERIHSIRAWLQAAFRFPAILRASDALPGVERERYICRELLGALGVELTISGTENCPPAESGAIFMWNQTSHLDHLILGAIADRRFRSLYNVELSRMPLYGKWLKRQQHYLVDRYDEDQWRGSIAQAAQDVRERGISILVSPEGTRSWDGRLLPMKRGAFILAIEARAPIIPIRIVGADRALPRGSHILRRERIQVRFLEPVDPTPYSQDERAALESLVAARLESPSVSNSGSAEETPGS is encoded by the coding sequence ATGGACAAAAAATCCGATCACGTTCGGGCCAGTGTTCCCGCTTGGCAATTCTGGAAGCACCTGCAGCCGCAAAAGGATGTCGGCATGAGCGATGCCGAGGCCCGTGATGCAGGCATTCTTCCGCCCCTCGGATGGCAACCGCCCGGCTACTCCGCAATGGAACGTATCCATTCCATTCGTGCATGGTTGCAGGCAGCCTTCAGATTTCCAGCCATCCTTCGCGCAAGCGATGCCCTGCCGGGTGTGGAGCGAGAGCGCTACATTTGCCGGGAACTGCTCGGTGCACTCGGTGTGGAGCTGACCATCTCGGGAACGGAGAACTGTCCGCCGGCAGAGTCGGGCGCTATTTTCATGTGGAACCAGACCAGCCATCTCGACCATCTGATTCTGGGTGCCATAGCCGACCGCCGGTTTCGCAGTCTCTATAACGTCGAACTTAGTCGGATGCCACTCTATGGAAAGTGGCTGAAAAGGCAACAGCACTACCTCGTCGATCGCTACGACGAAGATCAGTGGCGGGGGAGCATTGCACAAGCAGCGCAGGACGTGAGGGAACGGGGCATTTCCATCCTCGTCTCTCCCGAGGGCACACGCAGCTGGGACGGACGCCTGCTGCCGATGAAACGCGGCGCTTTCATCTTGGCCATCGAGGCCCGCGCGCCGATTATCCCGATCCGGATCGTCGGCGCCGATCGGGCTCTGCCTCGCGGCAGCCACATCCTTCGTAGGGAGCGCATTCAGGTGCGATTCCTGGAGCCCGTGGACCCGACCCCGTACTCGCAGGATGAGCGGGCAGCACTCGAGTCGCTCGTGGCTGCACGATTGGAAAGCCCGTCGGTCAGCAATTCCGGTAGCGCCGAAGAAACTCCTGGTTCGTGA
- a CDS encoding thiolase has product MAKHRTSIRGQAAIVGAHDIVSPTGKLDGTERQLEVRAIRAALDDAGLKLSDVDGLLCTGMMMPSMDLAEHLGIQPRYTDTTMTGGSSFEVMVEHAALAITCGLCEVAIIVYAATPRAKGGGRKYAAMMQAMMEPGNPPPMAEWELPYGLLSPSGAYALAASRHMHVYGTTPEQLAQIAVSTRQWASMNKNARYQEPITIDDVLASPYVAEPLHRLDCCLVTDGAGAIVMTSAERAKDLRKPPVYVLGAATHHDHAMMIAQMPDLTRTAGAVSGPRAFEMAGITPRDVDVFEGYDSFTITLLLHLEDLGFCPKGEGGRFVEGNRLGPGGSLPTNTNGGGLSYTHPGMYGMFLLVEATRQLRGECNDRQVSDAEIAVAHGCGGILSSTGTIVLGTEGTL; this is encoded by the coding sequence GTGGCAAAGCACAGAACATCAATCCGCGGGCAGGCAGCCATCGTCGGCGCGCATGATATCGTCTCACCTACCGGGAAGCTCGATGGAACCGAGAGACAGCTGGAAGTTCGGGCGATTCGCGCCGCGCTGGACGATGCGGGTCTGAAGCTGAGTGACGTGGATGGGTTGCTCTGCACCGGCATGATGATGCCTTCCATGGATCTCGCAGAACATCTCGGGATCCAACCTCGGTACACCGATACCACGATGACCGGAGGTTCGAGTTTTGAGGTAATGGTCGAGCACGCCGCTCTGGCCATCACCTGCGGGCTTTGCGAGGTTGCCATCATCGTCTATGCAGCAACCCCGCGTGCCAAGGGCGGCGGGCGAAAGTACGCCGCGATGATGCAGGCAATGATGGAACCGGGAAACCCACCGCCCATGGCGGAGTGGGAATTGCCATACGGCCTGCTGAGTCCGTCCGGAGCGTACGCGCTTGCCGCAAGCAGGCACATGCATGTTTATGGCACGACTCCGGAACAACTTGCTCAGATCGCCGTTTCGACACGGCAATGGGCGAGCATGAACAAGAATGCAAGATATCAGGAGCCGATCACCATTGATGACGTCCTGGCATCCCCCTACGTAGCAGAACCTTTACATCGCCTTGATTGTTGCCTTGTTACAGACGGTGCCGGTGCAATTGTCATGACTTCGGCCGAGCGTGCGAAGGATTTGAGGAAACCGCCGGTGTACGTTCTCGGTGCGGCAACCCACCATGACCACGCCATGATGATCGCACAGATGCCCGATCTGACACGGACCGCCGGAGCTGTCTCCGGGCCGCGAGCGTTCGAGATGGCCGGGATCACCCCCAGGGACGTCGATGTTTTCGAGGGATATGATTCCTTTACGATTACCTTGCTTTTGCACCTCGAAGATCTGGGATTTTGCCCGAAGGGCGAAGGCGGTCGGTTTGTCGAAGGAAATCGACTCGGCCCCGGAGGGTCACTACCCACCAATACCAACGGCGGAGGACTCTCATACACCCATCCAGGAATGTATGGAATGTTCCTGCTTGTCGAGGCGACAAGACAGCTGCGTGGCGAATGCAACGACCGCCAGGTCTCTGATGCTGAAATTGCCGTAGCTCACGGATGTGGCGGCATCCTTTCATCAACGGGGACGATTGTTCTTGGAACGGAGGGCACGCTTTGA
- a CDS encoding AarF/ABC1/UbiB kinase family protein: MLHNRVIRSVVSVLFFTRILMSYVWFGMVTQKRIPRGQGMRRRALESLHEINAKRMYGYFVRLKGVYIKIGQFLSTQAAFLPPAYLIEMVKMQDQNPIAHESAIRTRIVEEFGAQPEEIFARFDAAPLACASIGQVHRVRLKDGRQAVLKVKYPGIDRFFFADQKVVKLMLPWFIRILEYGLYQESTGINYNALIDEFVKYISKELDYRNEVLNQERMYEQLEGMRNRRMVAIPRLYKEYCRDSIICMEFIDALKIVPWYTNPKVPNQKKDWIFRCMVECLFYTIAYHGFFQADTHPGNFMVLDDDPENPDVPATLVMLDFGCTKDFPEGFRLGVVEVVNGYLTKMPEKITAALWKQGFRTKLQTLESLELWVTQGVGVTDEILGFFRDGTDIVEHLRHNLAEMASEFLELHDAHRIAAVPEHYALLARVIATAPVPLEEYMPRVDFLPIALTYVSVLASKAREDSPRAAAS; the protein is encoded by the coding sequence ATGCTTCATAACCGTGTCATCCGCAGCGTTGTTTCCGTCCTGTTTTTCACCCGTATCCTGATGAGCTACGTCTGGTTCGGGATGGTTACTCAGAAGCGCATTCCCAGAGGCCAGGGCATGCGACGCAGGGCTTTGGAATCACTGCACGAGATCAATGCAAAGAGAATGTATGGCTATTTTGTTCGCCTGAAGGGCGTATATATCAAAATCGGCCAATTCCTCTCCACCCAGGCCGCTTTCTTGCCTCCGGCCTATCTCATTGAAATGGTCAAGATGCAGGATCAAAACCCGATCGCTCATGAGTCGGCAATTCGCACGCGAATTGTGGAGGAGTTCGGTGCACAACCAGAAGAGATCTTCGCCCGATTTGACGCCGCACCTTTGGCTTGCGCCTCGATCGGGCAGGTTCACCGTGTTCGACTCAAGGATGGGCGCCAGGCGGTTCTAAAGGTGAAATATCCCGGCATCGACCGGTTCTTTTTTGCAGACCAGAAAGTCGTAAAGCTGATGCTGCCCTGGTTTATTCGGATTCTTGAATACGGCCTTTATCAGGAGTCCACCGGCATCAATTACAACGCGCTGATCGACGAATTCGTCAAATACATCAGCAAAGAGTTGGATTATCGCAACGAAGTACTCAATCAGGAGAGGATGTACGAACAGTTGGAGGGAATGCGCAACAGGCGTATGGTGGCCATTCCACGGCTCTACAAGGAGTATTGCCGTGACTCCATCATCTGCATGGAGTTCATTGATGCCCTGAAAATAGTGCCGTGGTATACGAACCCCAAAGTCCCCAATCAGAAGAAAGACTGGATTTTTCGGTGCATGGTCGAGTGCCTGTTCTATACCATTGCGTACCACGGCTTCTTTCAGGCTGACACGCATCCTGGCAATTTTATGGTGCTGGATGACGATCCGGAGAATCCCGATGTCCCAGCGACACTGGTGATGCTGGATTTCGGGTGCACCAAGGATTTCCCGGAAGGATTCCGCCTCGGGGTTGTCGAAGTCGTCAATGGATATCTGACGAAGATGCCCGAGAAGATCACTGCCGCGCTGTGGAAACAGGGATTTCGCACCAAGTTACAGACACTCGAATCCCTCGAATTGTGGGTAACCCAAGGCGTCGGAGTTACAGACGAGATTCTCGGATTCTTTCGGGACGGCACCGATATCGTCGAACACTTGCGCCACAACCTCGCCGAAATGGCTTCTGAATTTCTTGAACTTCACGACGCTCACCGGATCGCTGCAGTCCCGGAGCATTACGCATTGCTCGCACGCGTGATCGCTACGGCACCGGTTCCGCTTGAGGAATACATGCCGCGGGTGGATTTCCTGCCGATTGCGCTCACATATGTCAGCGTACTTGCAAGCAAGGCACGCGAGGACTCGCCTCGAGCGGCCGCATCATAG
- a CDS encoding acyl-CoA dehydrogenase family protein, whose translation MDFNDTKQESEFRNEARAWLNANAKKREDSEDFFSMFSERDDSNMVEAAKAWQAKKVDAGWAGITWPKSFGGRGGSPMQSVIWGQEESKFNVPPNIFAIGIGMAGPTIMAHGTKEQKEQLLPPMLRGDEIWCQLFSEPGAGSDLAGLKTRAVKDGDVWVINGQKVWTSGAHYSDWGILVARTDFDAPKHKGITYFVVNMKSPGIEVRPIKQISGGANFNEVFFTDVRIPDSNRLGGVNKGWPVALTTLMNERFTIGGGGMMGGGFGFEDLVQLAKKFGQNGTAAYGDIGVRRRLADIYIRSKGLQYTGYRAITALSKGGIPGPEASGGKLIFGQLLQDMAALALEIQGPVGSLTEASITAQNAVWQEAFMWAPGIRIAGGTDEVLRNIIGERVLGLPGDVRVDKDVPFSKIPSGN comes from the coding sequence ATGGATTTCAACGATACCAAGCAGGAAAGCGAATTTCGGAATGAAGCACGAGCGTGGCTCAACGCCAATGCCAAGAAACGAGAAGACTCCGAAGACTTCTTCAGCATGTTTTCCGAGCGTGACGATTCCAATATGGTCGAAGCCGCCAAGGCATGGCAGGCCAAGAAAGTGGATGCGGGATGGGCGGGCATCACCTGGCCAAAGAGCTTTGGCGGCAGAGGCGGTTCGCCGATGCAGTCCGTCATCTGGGGTCAAGAAGAGTCAAAATTCAATGTCCCGCCCAATATCTTTGCGATCGGCATCGGCATGGCGGGCCCGACCATCATGGCCCATGGGACCAAGGAGCAAAAAGAGCAGCTTCTTCCGCCCATGCTTCGGGGCGACGAGATCTGGTGTCAGCTGTTCAGTGAGCCGGGTGCCGGCTCCGATCTCGCCGGGCTGAAGACTCGCGCCGTCAAAGACGGTGATGTCTGGGTCATCAACGGCCAAAAAGTCTGGACCTCGGGGGCGCACTACTCGGACTGGGGAATTCTCGTAGCACGGACCGACTTCGACGCACCCAAGCACAAGGGCATTACGTACTTTGTCGTCAATATGAAAAGCCCGGGGATCGAGGTCAGGCCCATCAAGCAGATATCGGGTGGAGCGAACTTCAACGAGGTGTTCTTCACGGACGTTCGAATTCCCGACTCCAACCGCCTGGGCGGCGTGAACAAGGGTTGGCCGGTGGCTCTGACCACATTGATGAACGAACGTTTCACAATTGGTGGCGGCGGCATGATGGGCGGCGGATTTGGGTTTGAAGACCTGGTCCAGCTAGCCAAGAAATTCGGTCAAAATGGCACCGCTGCGTACGGCGACATCGGTGTGCGCCGACGCCTTGCCGACATATACATTCGCTCCAAGGGACTTCAATACACCGGATATCGCGCCATCACGGCGCTCTCCAAGGGTGGGATACCCGGCCCCGAAGCCTCCGGCGGAAAGCTCATTTTTGGACAACTTTTGCAGGACATGGCGGCGCTGGCGCTCGAAATTCAGGGCCCCGTCGGCAGCCTGACCGAGGCATCGATCACGGCGCAGAATGCCGTGTGGCAAGAAGCCTTCATGTGGGCGCCCGGTATTCGCATTGCCGGCGGCACCGATGAAGTTCTTCGCAACATCATCGGCGAACGCGTACTCGGACTTCCAGGTGACGTTCGTGTTGATAAGGATGTGCCGTTCAGCAAAATCCCTTCGGGAAACTAG
- a CDS encoding MBL fold metallo-hydrolase, translating to MDASQKKQVPLDRGTMIAHKVDLPRGIHQVRTPLDFPGVPTVNCYIIEEPLTLVDAGLNSPAAWKVFVDYLEAIGYRPDQFERILITHAHPDHFGFAERVRQLSGAQVFIGEHSVDSFALNDTDAVAQRKPVYREFFLRLGLDEQVFATLALSGEMMRAMAPCIQGDVTLVKEGDRIPFQDFVLEVLYTPGHTREIVCYHEPDQGLIFSSDHLLQETSPNPLIDLGPEGERDYNLKFRSLASYFEQIERVRKLNLSCVLPGHGLPFAGHEAVIDSLFLFYDKRQKKIWNALGEMGPSNLRQLAERLFPKAFGMQLFLATCELLGNLEVMEEAGRVRRHDDGRHYLFEATPSR from the coding sequence GTGGATGCAAGCCAGAAGAAACAAGTACCACTGGATCGGGGCACAATGATCGCTCACAAGGTGGATTTGCCTCGCGGGATTCACCAAGTAAGGACGCCGCTCGATTTTCCGGGCGTTCCCACCGTCAACTGCTACATTATCGAAGAACCGCTCACTCTCGTTGACGCCGGCCTCAACAGCCCTGCAGCCTGGAAGGTCTTTGTAGATTACCTTGAAGCCATCGGATATCGGCCGGATCAGTTTGAGAGAATTCTGATTACCCACGCCCATCCCGATCATTTCGGTTTCGCGGAACGCGTCAGGCAGCTTTCCGGCGCACAGGTATTCATCGGCGAACACAGCGTGGACTCATTTGCTCTCAACGATACGGACGCGGTAGCCCAGCGCAAGCCTGTTTATAGAGAATTTTTCTTGCGTCTCGGTCTGGACGAACAGGTGTTCGCCACGCTGGCGCTCTCCGGGGAAATGATGCGAGCCATGGCCCCCTGCATCCAGGGTGATGTCACGCTTGTTAAGGAAGGGGACCGGATTCCATTCCAGGATTTTGTGCTCGAAGTTCTTTATACTCCCGGACACACGCGTGAGATCGTCTGCTATCACGAACCTGATCAGGGGCTGATCTTCTCCAGCGACCATTTGCTTCAGGAAACCAGTCCCAACCCGCTCATTGATTTGGGCCCCGAGGGAGAAAGGGACTACAATCTGAAGTTCCGCTCTCTGGCCAGTTATTTCGAACAGATCGAGCGGGTGCGCAAGCTGAACCTCTCCTGCGTCCTCCCGGGACATGGGCTGCCATTCGCCGGGCACGAGGCGGTTATCGACTCCCTGTTCCTTTTTTATGATAAACGTCAGAAAAAAATATGGAATGCATTGGGCGAGATGGGCCCCTCCAACCTGCGTCAACTGGCCGAAAGACTCTTCCCGAAGGCGTTTGGAATGCAGCTTTTTCTCGCCACCTGCGAACTTCTGGGGAACCTGGAAGTTATGGAAGAGGCAGGCCGTGTCCGACGCCATGATGACGGGCGTCACTATCTTTTCGAGGCTACCCCTTCACGCTAG
- a CDS encoding OB-fold domain-containing protein, which yields MSVGTSGTGTPFWDATREKRLVLQWCKACDRAIFYPRDFCPNCLGEELVWEDAKGTGVVYALSVMHKPGNPLMAQRVPYIVAIIELAEGVRMLSTVVGDGRITAKVGDKVRVSWEDLNDGRYLPVFELIARTS from the coding sequence ATGTCAGTCGGGACGTCCGGGACGGGTACCCCCTTTTGGGATGCCACCCGGGAAAAGCGCCTTGTTTTGCAATGGTGCAAGGCTTGCGACCGCGCAATTTTCTACCCACGAGATTTCTGCCCGAATTGCTTGGGGGAGGAACTGGTCTGGGAAGACGCGAAAGGCACCGGAGTTGTTTATGCCCTTAGCGTCATGCACAAGCCCGGCAATCCTCTAATGGCCCAGAGAGTTCCATATATCGTCGCGATCATCGAGCTTGCCGAGGGCGTACGTATGCTGTCGACAGTCGTGGGCGACGGACGGATCACTGCAAAGGTAGGCGATAAGGTACGGGTTTCCTGGGAAGATCTCAATGATGGTCGCTATCTTCCGGTGTTCGAACTAATCGCTCGGACATCCTGA